The Microbacterium limosum genome contains a region encoding:
- a CDS encoding NtaA/DmoA family FMN-dependent monooxygenase (This protein belongs to a clade of FMN-dependent monooxygenases, within a broader family of flavin-dependent oxidoreductases, the luciferase-like monooxygenase (LMM) family, some of whose members use coenzyme F420 rather than FMN.) yields MTKKLAIGMFQNGRARGTWKIPGREHEPNFTDLDYWIDLARKCEAAGADFLFLADSYGYPTLGGTVVPTAVERDVQFSTVDSQMLMSALAAATSTLGLVTTVSTMAEKPPIVARQYRTLDHLSKGRIGWNIVTGSAQAGSALLFGEPLMPHDDRYALADDHVQLSLKLWEGCWADDAFVRDAATAVWADPERVREVVHDGPFFSSRGVLVTPPSPQVTPTLFQAGASSAGRELAATYAEAVFLAAESKALAEQIGDIRRRSEAKGRGRDAVKCLIAGTFRVADTEEEAIAAHEAQIAEISLEFAATTYAYFTGIDLLSLDLDKPMPASAADTDNGRTNVERFLGPDAPTVREILEEFRANGVMGKPFLGTVEQAVDQALALIEETDADGFLVQPDPDGGHDLFFEKVMPELRRRGVIKDDLPGGTLREHLFGEGQARLPDTHPGAAFRQEARTFA; encoded by the coding sequence ATGACCAAGAAGCTGGCGATCGGGATGTTCCAGAACGGGCGCGCCCGCGGCACGTGGAAGATCCCCGGGCGGGAGCACGAGCCCAACTTCACCGACCTCGACTACTGGATCGATCTGGCACGGAAGTGCGAGGCGGCGGGGGCCGACTTCCTCTTCCTGGCCGATTCGTACGGCTACCCCACTCTGGGCGGGACGGTGGTGCCGACGGCGGTCGAGCGCGACGTGCAGTTCTCGACCGTCGACTCGCAGATGCTCATGTCGGCGCTCGCCGCCGCGACCTCCACGCTCGGACTCGTCACGACGGTCTCGACCATGGCGGAGAAGCCCCCCATCGTCGCCCGCCAGTACCGCACGCTCGACCACCTCTCGAAGGGTCGCATCGGCTGGAACATCGTCACGGGGTCGGCGCAGGCGGGCTCCGCGCTGCTCTTCGGCGAACCACTCATGCCGCACGACGACCGGTACGCGCTCGCGGACGACCACGTGCAGCTTTCGCTGAAGCTCTGGGAGGGGTGCTGGGCCGACGACGCCTTCGTGCGGGATGCGGCGACCGCGGTGTGGGCCGACCCCGAGCGGGTGCGGGAGGTCGTGCACGACGGACCCTTCTTCTCGTCGCGGGGCGTGCTCGTGACGCCCCCCTCGCCTCAGGTGACACCGACGCTGTTCCAGGCCGGGGCGTCGAGCGCGGGCCGCGAGCTCGCCGCGACGTACGCCGAGGCCGTCTTCCTCGCCGCCGAGTCGAAGGCGCTCGCCGAGCAGATCGGCGACATCCGCCGCCGATCCGAGGCGAAGGGGCGCGGGCGCGACGCCGTGAAGTGCCTGATCGCGGGGACCTTCCGCGTCGCCGACACCGAGGAGGAGGCGATCGCGGCCCACGAGGCGCAGATCGCCGAGATCTCCCTCGAGTTCGCCGCGACGACCTACGCCTACTTCACGGGCATCGACCTGCTCTCGCTCGATCTCGACAAGCCGATGCCGGCGAGCGCCGCGGACACCGACAACGGCCGCACCAACGTGGAACGATTCCTCGGGCCCGACGCGCCCACGGTGCGCGAGATCCTGGAGGAGTTCCGTGCGAACGGCGTCATGGGCAAGCCGTTCCTCGGCACCGTCGAGCAGGCGGTCGACCAGGCGCTCGCGCTCATCGAGGAGACGGATGCCGACGGCTTCCTGGTGCAGCCCGATCCCGACGGCGGGCACGACCTGTTCTTCGAGAAGGTGATGCCGGAGTTGCGGCGGCGAGGCGTGATCAAGGACGACCTGCCGGGCGGCACGCTGCGGGAGCACCTCTTCGGCGAGGGGCAGGCGCGCCTGCCGGACACCCACCCCGGGGCGGCGTTCCGGCAGGAGGCGCGCACGTTCGCGTGA
- a CDS encoding NtaA/DmoA family FMN-dependent monooxygenase (This protein belongs to a clade of FMN-dependent monooxygenases, within a broader family of flavin-dependent oxidoreductases, the luciferase-like monooxygenase (LMM) family, some of whose members use coenzyme F420 rather than FMN.), with protein MTAPWKIGMFQCAGLMGAWKLPENTATDFLDLGHWLTMARRCEEAGVDFLFFADDYGYPVVGEGIPATALRGGVQFPKADPTMILPALAAVTERLGLVTTLSTTVEKPPMVARKMATLDHMTNGRIGWNIVTGAGQNASARLFGLPMTEHDKRYEIAADHVDLSLKLWEGCWDEGGLVVDREAGVYADPDRVREISHDGPHFSSRGILTVPPGPQRTPMLFQAGASAPGRDLAARYAEAVFLAAEVPALAAQIADIRRRAEEYGRDPRSIRCLIAGTFVVAGTDAEARALRDRSTGTRSLDDAAASYAFFTGLDLSAMDPDKPLDVDAALTQTGRTNVERFLGPDAPTVREILEEFQRNSVMGAPFIGDASQVVDQAQAAIEATDADGFLVQPDHTGTFDSFLDLVMPELRARDLVETDRHPMTLRERLSGSGSPYLAPEHPGAAYRRDLSERSVFA; from the coding sequence ATGACGGCTCCGTGGAAGATCGGGATGTTCCAGTGCGCGGGCCTGATGGGGGCGTGGAAGCTCCCCGAGAACACCGCGACGGACTTCCTCGACCTGGGACACTGGCTCACCATGGCCCGCCGCTGCGAGGAGGCCGGCGTAGACTTCCTCTTCTTCGCCGACGACTACGGCTACCCCGTCGTGGGTGAGGGGATCCCCGCCACGGCGCTGCGCGGCGGGGTGCAGTTCCCCAAGGCCGATCCGACGATGATCCTCCCGGCTCTCGCGGCCGTGACCGAACGCCTGGGGCTCGTGACGACCCTCTCGACGACGGTCGAGAAGCCGCCGATGGTGGCGCGCAAGATGGCGACGCTCGACCACATGACGAACGGCCGGATCGGCTGGAACATCGTCACGGGAGCGGGGCAGAACGCCTCCGCGCGCCTGTTCGGGCTGCCCATGACCGAACACGACAAGCGGTATGAGATCGCCGCCGACCACGTCGACCTGTCGCTGAAGCTCTGGGAGGGATGCTGGGACGAGGGCGGCCTCGTCGTCGACCGGGAGGCGGGCGTCTACGCCGACCCCGATCGCGTGCGCGAGATCTCGCACGACGGGCCGCACTTCTCCTCGCGCGGCATCCTCACGGTGCCGCCCGGCCCGCAGCGCACCCCCATGCTCTTCCAGGCCGGGGCCTCCGCCCCCGGGCGCGACCTGGCCGCGCGCTACGCCGAGGCCGTCTTCCTCGCCGCGGAGGTGCCGGCGCTCGCGGCGCAGATCGCCGACATCCGGCGGCGCGCCGAGGAGTACGGGCGGGATCCCCGGTCGATCCGGTGCCTGATCGCAGGCACCTTCGTCGTCGCAGGGACGGATGCCGAGGCCCGCGCCCTGCGCGACCGCTCGACCGGCACGCGATCGCTCGATGACGCCGCGGCATCCTATGCCTTCTTCACGGGGCTCGACCTCTCCGCGATGGACCCCGACAAGCCCTTGGACGTCGACGCCGCCCTCACGCAGACGGGCCGCACGAACGTCGAGCGGTTCCTCGGTCCGGACGCTCCCACCGTGCGGGAGATCCTCGAGGAGTTCCAGCGCAACAGCGTGATGGGGGCGCCGTTCATCGGTGACGCGAGCCAGGTCGTCGATCAGGCGCAGGCGGCGATCGAGGCGACGGATGCCGACGGCTTCCTCGTGCAGCCCGACCACACGGGCACCTTCGACAGCTTCCTCGACCTCGTCATGCCGGAGCTGCGCGCACGCGACCTCGTGGAGACGGACCGGCACCCCATGACCCTGCGCGAACGGCTGTCCGGAAGCGGGTCGCCGTACCTGGCCCCCGAGCATCCCGGTGCCGCGTATCGACGCGACCTTTCGGAGCGGAGCGTGTTCGCATGA
- a CDS encoding TetR/AcrR family transcriptional regulator, giving the protein MDGTPERQRLLGLVVDLILRDGVIDLSLSAIARAIGSNNRMLLYYFGSKQELIGEAALVAFDRFPRLRDMFDRLRDAGDLEERLIAAWDDLADPESRPYVRLFFQRFGIAMRDPDEWGDFIERVGREWVEEVDAVLRAEGFDGGDARAAATQIIALFRGLQFLLLSGVPADQLRDAYRLGIRPVLERAPGFSRR; this is encoded by the coding sequence GTGGACGGCACACCGGAGCGCCAGCGGCTGCTGGGTCTCGTCGTCGACCTGATCCTGCGCGACGGCGTCATCGACCTCAGCCTCAGCGCGATCGCGCGGGCCATCGGCTCGAACAACCGGATGCTGCTGTACTACTTCGGCTCGAAGCAGGAGCTGATCGGGGAGGCCGCGCTCGTGGCGTTCGACCGGTTTCCGCGCCTGCGCGACATGTTCGACCGACTCCGCGACGCGGGCGACCTCGAAGAGCGTCTGATCGCGGCGTGGGACGACCTCGCCGACCCCGAGAGCCGCCCCTACGTGCGGCTGTTCTTCCAGCGGTTCGGCATCGCCATGCGCGACCCCGACGAGTGGGGCGATTTCATCGAGCGCGTGGGTCGTGAATGGGTGGAGGAGGTGGATGCCGTGCTGCGCGCCGAGGGCTTCGACGGGGGCGACGCGCGGGCCGCCGCCACGCAGATCATCGCCCTGTTCCGCGGGCTGCAGTTCCTCCTGCTGTCGGGGGTGCCGGCCGATCAGCTGCGCGACGCGTATCGCCTCGGCATCCGCCCCGTCCTCGAACGTGCGCCAGGCTTCTCGCGGCGGTGA
- a CDS encoding NtaA/DmoA family FMN-dependent monooxygenase (This protein belongs to a clade of FMN-dependent monooxygenases, within a broader family of flavin-dependent oxidoreductases, the luciferase-like monooxygenase (LMM) family, some of whose members use coenzyme F420 rather than FMN.), producing the protein MSKTLHFGVFEVMGPQVGGTYSWAHPRSEGLSYLDPAYWIRMARILEDSGFDFLFFAGGYGYPLIDGDLPRVAVEKGINFPGADPDYLIPILAQHTDRLGFVVTQSTGVDHPVQLARRFATLDHLTRGRIGWNIVTGASQNAVADVFGHQSMVPHDTRYEMAAEYVELASRFWETAWDDDAFVGDAASGVFARRDGVHRVSFEGEHYRSRGYFGAPPSPQRTPVLFQAGTSPAGRAFAAGNAECVFVQATTPARTAAAVADIRRLAGEAGRDPQGVKLMAGLTVFVGESEADARRYEAEFDAMQTDEIVASLYAGNTGIDLLALDPDRTLQQIMDAGGPVGQMGTSNIERFLGEDAPTVREILDQLRGRGTRGFRIVGDPVQIADQIEALIATTDLDGFLIEPVFEPNDLEDFGRLVMPLLRERGRLRDGAPGNSLRARLTETPGNDRLGAAHPVLAPAVAAR; encoded by the coding sequence ATGAGCAAGACACTCCACTTCGGTGTCTTCGAGGTCATGGGTCCCCAGGTGGGCGGCACGTACAGCTGGGCGCACCCGCGCAGCGAAGGCCTGTCGTATCTCGACCCCGCGTACTGGATCCGGATGGCGAGGATCCTCGAAGACTCCGGATTCGACTTCCTCTTCTTCGCGGGCGGGTACGGGTACCCGCTCATCGACGGCGACCTTCCGCGGGTCGCGGTGGAGAAGGGCATCAACTTCCCCGGCGCCGACCCCGACTACCTGATCCCGATCCTCGCCCAGCACACCGACCGGCTGGGATTCGTCGTGACGCAGTCGACGGGCGTGGACCACCCCGTGCAGCTCGCACGCCGCTTCGCCACGCTCGACCACCTCACTCGCGGGCGCATCGGGTGGAACATCGTCACGGGGGCGTCGCAGAACGCCGTGGCCGACGTCTTCGGTCACCAAAGCATGGTGCCCCACGACACGCGCTACGAGATGGCCGCCGAGTACGTCGAGCTCGCGTCGCGATTCTGGGAGACGGCGTGGGATGACGACGCCTTCGTCGGCGATGCGGCATCCGGCGTCTTCGCACGGCGCGACGGCGTGCACCGCGTGAGCTTCGAGGGCGAGCACTACCGCTCCCGCGGCTACTTCGGGGCGCCTCCCTCGCCCCAGCGAACCCCCGTGCTCTTCCAGGCGGGGACCTCGCCGGCCGGCCGCGCGTTCGCCGCGGGCAACGCGGAATGCGTCTTCGTGCAGGCGACGACTCCCGCCCGCACCGCGGCGGCGGTGGCGGACATCCGCCGGCTGGCGGGCGAGGCGGGCCGCGACCCGCAGGGGGTGAAGCTCATGGCGGGCCTGACGGTGTTCGTGGGGGAGAGCGAGGCGGACGCCCGTCGGTACGAGGCGGAGTTCGACGCGATGCAGACCGACGAGATTGTCGCCTCCCTGTACGCGGGCAACACCGGCATCGACCTCCTGGCGCTGGATCCCGATCGGACGCTGCAGCAGATCATGGATGCCGGCGGCCCGGTCGGCCAGATGGGCACGAGCAACATCGAGCGGTTCCTGGGCGAGGACGCGCCGACCGTGCGCGAGATCCTGGACCAGCTGCGGGGCCGGGGAACCCGCGGCTTCCGGATCGTGGGCGACCCCGTGCAGATCGCCGATCAGATCGAGGCGCTCATCGCGACCACCGACCTGGACGGCTTCCTCATCGAGCCGGTGTTCGAGCCGAACGACCTCGAGGACTTCGGTCGTCTCGTCATGCCTCTCCTGCGTGAGCGCGGCCGGCTGCGGGACGGCGCGCCGGGGAACTCCCTGCGTGCCCGCCTGACGGAGACTCCCGGCAACGACCGCCTCGGCGCGGCGCATCCCGTGCTGGCGCCGGCGGTGGCGGCCCGCTGA
- the add gene encoding adenosine deaminase gives MTLSDTLPSSSTTRDLRALPKGHLHLHMEAAMRPATLVALSERLGIEPAPTNGFQGFTAFSATYRGLLAAMDHDDHLGILMDQIFEDQAEEGVAYLELGVSPRFYAERYGSLDAALAEMLDLARAASAAHGVAFGFMPTIDRTAGLDNAIEVARSAARFAGEGVVSLGLAADERGFPCADFGEPFAIARAAGLQSTPHAGELVGPQSVREALDVLRADRILHGVRSVEDPELVAELAERGIPLDVCPTSNVLLEVVAEIGEHPLTRLLDAGVRCSINADDPILFGPDILSEYELCRTSLGLSDEQLAACAWTSIETTLAPADVKATAKARIDEWLAA, from the coding sequence ATGACCCTCAGCGACACCCTTCCCTCCTCGTCCACGACGCGCGACCTGCGGGCGCTTCCCAAGGGGCACCTGCACCTGCACATGGAGGCCGCGATGCGCCCGGCCACCCTGGTCGCGCTCTCCGAGAGGCTCGGCATCGAGCCCGCGCCGACGAACGGCTTCCAGGGGTTCACCGCGTTCAGCGCGACCTATCGGGGGCTCCTGGCGGCGATGGATCACGACGACCACCTCGGCATCCTGATGGATCAGATCTTCGAGGACCAGGCCGAGGAGGGCGTCGCGTACCTGGAGCTGGGGGTCAGTCCCCGGTTCTACGCCGAGCGCTACGGCTCGCTCGACGCGGCGCTCGCCGAGATGCTGGACCTCGCCCGCGCCGCCTCCGCCGCGCACGGCGTGGCCTTCGGGTTCATGCCCACGATCGATCGCACCGCCGGCCTCGACAATGCCATCGAGGTCGCCCGCTCGGCGGCGCGCTTCGCCGGCGAGGGGGTCGTCTCCCTCGGGCTCGCGGCGGACGAGCGCGGATTCCCGTGCGCCGACTTCGGCGAGCCGTTCGCGATCGCCCGCGCCGCGGGGCTGCAGTCCACGCCGCACGCGGGGGAGCTCGTCGGGCCGCAGTCGGTGCGGGAGGCGTTGGATGTGCTCCGCGCCGACCGCATCCTTCACGGCGTACGCTCGGTCGAAGACCCCGAGCTCGTCGCCGAGCTGGCCGAGCGCGGCATCCCGCTCGATGTGTGTCCCACGTCCAACGTCCTCCTGGAGGTCGTCGCCGAGATCGGGGAGCATCCTCTGACCCGCCTGCTGGATGCCGGGGTGCGCTGCTCGATCAACGCCGACGACCCGATCCTGTTCGGGCCCGACATCCTCTCCGAGTACGAACTGTGCCGCACCAGCCTCGGCCTGAGCGACGAGCAGCTCGCCGCGTGCGCGTGGACGTCGATCGAGACCACGCTCGCGCCGGCGGACGTCAAGGCCACGGCCAAGGCGAGGATCGACGAGTGGCTGGCGGCATGA
- a CDS encoding ABC transporter substrate-binding protein produces the protein MPPISSRRRSRLVAASSLALVTSLALAGCAGSAGDSASSEVSEDLTTIRVSLGWIKNVEWAGFWIADANGYYAEEGLDIEWIGGGPNAPTTMATVAAGDADLGIVPSTQQWLQTFADGNDWTALGALFQESPGALVSLAEDPVYSAEDLVGKTVLGQEGTQINYDAAFALAGLEPDYDFIPVGFDIAPLVEGQGVAYTAYATNQPIMLEEQYGMSPDDYVVTLYAELGMPLYGNVVYGDSAYVEENGDLMEAFLRASIRGWEENGEDFAVGAQLSVDEFGADLGLDLVQQTRENELQQPLVVGEYGDPLFWMDPELMREVMYPGLEAAGYTDLPDPADYIDLSYLEAAHASLQE, from the coding sequence ATGCCCCCCATCAGCTCCCGACGCCGCTCCCGGCTCGTCGCCGCGTCGTCCCTCGCCCTCGTCACCTCCCTTGCTCTGGCCGGCTGCGCCGGCTCGGCGGGCGATTCGGCTTCCTCGGAGGTCTCGGAGGACCTCACGACCATCCGCGTCTCGCTCGGCTGGATCAAGAACGTCGAGTGGGCGGGATTCTGGATCGCCGACGCCAACGGGTACTACGCCGAGGAGGGGCTGGACATCGAGTGGATCGGCGGCGGTCCGAACGCCCCGACGACGATGGCGACGGTCGCCGCCGGTGATGCCGACCTCGGCATCGTGCCCAGCACGCAGCAGTGGCTGCAGACCTTCGCCGACGGCAACGACTGGACGGCGCTCGGCGCGCTGTTCCAGGAGAGCCCCGGCGCGCTCGTCTCCCTCGCCGAGGATCCGGTCTACTCCGCCGAGGACCTCGTCGGCAAGACGGTGCTCGGGCAGGAGGGCACGCAGATCAACTACGACGCGGCGTTCGCGCTCGCGGGGCTCGAGCCCGACTACGACTTCATCCCGGTCGGATTCGACATCGCCCCCCTCGTGGAGGGTCAGGGCGTCGCCTACACGGCGTACGCGACGAACCAGCCGATCATGCTCGAGGAGCAGTACGGGATGTCGCCCGACGACTACGTCGTCACCCTCTACGCCGAGCTCGGCATGCCCCTCTACGGCAACGTCGTCTACGGCGACTCGGCCTACGTCGAGGAGAACGGCGATCTCATGGAGGCGTTCCTGCGGGCGTCGATCCGCGGGTGGGAGGAGAACGGCGAGGACTTCGCGGTGGGCGCTCAGCTCTCCGTCGACGAGTTCGGCGCCGACCTCGGCCTCGATCTCGTGCAGCAGACGCGGGAGAACGAGCTGCAGCAGCCCCTCGTCGTCGGCGAGTACGGCGACCCCCTGTTCTGGATGGACCCCGAGCTGATGCGGGAGGTCATGTACCCCGGTCTCGAAGCCGCCGGGTACACCGATCTGCCGGATCCCGCGGACTACATCGACCTCAGCTACCTGGAGGCGGCGCACGCCAGCCTGCAGGAGTGA
- a CDS encoding ABC transporter permease encodes MSRLRTLAMGLVHLWPIALIIVAWDLWIVLNGYTSTVAPRPWFVIADVAVGFGDYVPSVLYTLGVSLGGLVGGTAIGFVAGIAVWWSAALSGVVTPAALVIRSVPITAMIPIIARIVGYGDAAVITSTALICFFPAFVFTLSGLASIPDSGRDLFRVMGAGKAQVLTRLGVLHALPNLMISVRITAPSAVLAAMLAEFLMGTNGLGALFSESRSYMDMERAWGTALVATVASVLVFVGARALERRVDARVT; translated from the coding sequence ATGAGCAGGCTCCGCACCCTCGCCATGGGCCTCGTGCACCTCTGGCCGATCGCCCTCATCATCGTGGCCTGGGACCTGTGGATCGTGCTCAACGGGTACACCTCGACGGTCGCGCCGCGGCCGTGGTTCGTCATCGCCGATGTCGCTGTCGGGTTCGGCGACTACGTGCCCTCCGTGCTGTACACGCTCGGCGTGTCGCTCGGGGGTCTCGTCGGCGGCACGGCGATCGGCTTCGTCGCCGGCATCGCGGTCTGGTGGTCGGCGGCGCTGTCGGGCGTCGTGACGCCCGCTGCCCTCGTCATCCGTTCGGTCCCGATCACGGCGATGATCCCGATCATCGCGCGGATCGTGGGGTACGGAGATGCCGCGGTGATCACCTCCACCGCCCTCATCTGCTTCTTCCCCGCCTTCGTCTTCACGCTCTCCGGCCTGGCCTCAATCCCCGACAGCGGTCGCGACCTCTTCCGGGTCATGGGAGCCGGCAAGGCGCAGGTGCTCACGCGCCTGGGCGTCCTGCACGCTCTGCCCAACCTCATGATCTCGGTGCGCATCACCGCTCCCAGCGCGGTGCTCGCGGCCATGCTCGCGGAGTTCCTCATGGGCACCAATGGTCTCGGTGCGCTCTTCTCGGAATCCCGCAGCTATATGGACATGGAACGCGCGTGGGGCACCGCCCTCGTCGCGACCGTGGCCTCCGTCCTCGTCTTCGTCGGAGCGCGCGCACTGGAGCGCCGTGTCGACGCTCGCGTCACCTGA
- a CDS encoding ABC transporter permease → MRPTARASMKVMYGVVGSVLLILAAEVIGQFELAGRAWPPLTDVAQYVATPAGASLVWRNSLVTLAAAAEGFALGVVVAVLGAALALVIPLLRPGFDRFAAILHAVPTIALAPLLITTVGREDTPMVIAALSVGFVMFVTMTSGFAHTSTAHEDVFTVLGSGRMRRLTRLQLPRAVPAFFDGLTLSAPAAVLGATIGEWFGAPMGLGLVLVSAMQNYQMALLWAAALAATIMSLAAYLVFVQLQRLALRRFA, encoded by the coding sequence GTGAGGCCGACCGCCCGCGCCTCGATGAAGGTCATGTACGGGGTGGTCGGCAGCGTGCTGCTGATCCTCGCCGCCGAGGTCATCGGGCAGTTCGAGCTCGCAGGCAGGGCATGGCCGCCCCTGACCGACGTCGCGCAGTACGTCGCGACTCCGGCCGGGGCCAGCCTCGTCTGGCGCAACAGCCTCGTCACGCTGGCCGCCGCGGCGGAGGGGTTCGCCCTGGGGGTCGTGGTCGCGGTGCTCGGCGCGGCTCTCGCCCTCGTGATCCCCCTGCTGCGGCCGGGCTTCGATCGGTTCGCGGCGATCCTCCACGCCGTTCCGACGATCGCTCTCGCGCCCCTCCTCATCACGACCGTGGGGCGCGAGGACACCCCGATGGTCATCGCCGCCCTCAGTGTCGGCTTCGTCATGTTCGTCACGATGACGTCGGGCTTCGCGCACACCAGCACGGCGCACGAGGACGTCTTCACCGTCCTCGGCTCGGGGCGGATGCGGCGCCTGACACGGCTCCAGCTCCCGCGAGCGGTGCCGGCCTTCTTCGACGGGTTGACGCTCAGCGCTCCCGCGGCCGTGCTCGGGGCGACGATCGGCGAATGGTTCGGGGCTCCGATGGGGCTGGGGCTGGTCCTGGTCAGCGCCATGCAGAACTACCAGATGGCCCTGCTGTGGGCGGCCGCTCTCGCCGCGACGATCATGTCGCTCGCGGCGTACCTCGTCTTCGTCCAGCTCCAACGACTCGCCCTCCGGAGGTTCGCATGA
- a CDS encoding ABC transporter ATP-binding protein, protein MASAATLTAPTALPARSGIPAPDDAEPRPAVAIRGADKSFALGRGKTLQALANVDIEIAEAEFVAIIGPSGCGKSTVLRLAAGLDEATSGSVDVFGADPRQLARQHRLGVAFQEHALLPWASVRQNIALPFKVAGRRVDDERVDGLIELVGLSGFEKARPKQLSGGMRQRVSIARALALSPDLLLLDEPFGALDAVTRRRMNAELARIWGEEKITTILVTHDVDEALILADRIIVMTGRPGHVREVKKVDFPRPRDAETTRSPEFHALVDELTSLLDHAEGAAA, encoded by the coding sequence ATGGCGTCTGCTGCAACTCTCACCGCACCCACCGCTCTGCCGGCGCGAAGCGGGATCCCGGCCCCGGACGATGCGGAGCCCCGTCCGGCCGTCGCCATCCGAGGAGCCGACAAGTCCTTCGCGCTCGGGCGCGGCAAGACCCTGCAGGCGCTCGCGAACGTCGACATCGAGATCGCAGAGGCCGAGTTCGTCGCGATCATCGGGCCGTCCGGGTGCGGGAAGTCCACCGTCCTCCGGCTCGCCGCGGGGCTGGATGAGGCGACCAGCGGGAGCGTCGACGTCTTCGGTGCCGACCCGCGTCAGCTCGCCCGCCAGCACCGTCTGGGCGTGGCCTTCCAGGAGCACGCGCTGCTCCCGTGGGCGTCGGTCCGGCAGAACATCGCGCTGCCGTTCAAGGTCGCCGGCCGCCGGGTCGACGACGAGCGGGTGGACGGGCTGATCGAGCTCGTCGGCCTCTCCGGGTTCGAGAAGGCACGGCCCAAGCAGCTCTCGGGGGGCATGCGGCAGCGCGTGTCCATCGCCCGCGCCCTCGCACTCAGCCCCGATCTGCTGCTGCTGGATGAGCCCTTCGGCGCGCTCGATGCGGTGACGAGGCGTCGCATGAACGCCGAGCTGGCCCGCATCTGGGGCGAGGAGAAGATCACCACGATCCTCGTGACGCACGATGTCGACGAGGCGCTCATCCTCGCCGATCGGATCATCGTCATGACGGGCCGTCCCGGGCACGTGCGGGAGGTCAAGAAGGTGGACTTCCCGCGTCCGCGCGATGCCGAGACGACCCGCTCGCCGGAGTTCCACGCGCTCGTGGACGAGCTCACCTCTCTGCTGGATCACGCCGAGGGCGCCGCGGCGTGA